The Aspergillus luchuensis IFO 4308 DNA, chromosome 7, nearly complete sequence genome has a segment encoding these proteins:
- a CDS encoding uncharacterized protein (COG:S;~EggNog:ENOG410PGSC), which translates to MWRAPSGLYPPRPRGARRGWSGARQPGNRQGSAVKSPAPPYGPLLLEIDNTELERSEECPQITSCEYVSSYTWLGRASPSILVPEITLQGEPPIWSPATEGRQLKPDRGEYFRDPNAARFPSYPWQASVEAIKRQSPDYDIANIDIVTCSSIFGNLVRFARGVDKDFRFIMEAAGDSVFFIRRENSPTDLIADVRGYGHTFLDEYTMWGPGLAGSESHQRIIKYTFGGLDLLLRFEPDGYVPKQSPRMSFSNLQISRDTSSGDVDPDIGGLIARLQEDHGPVPVEHPGKLTIQEGGRRVHQRDIIDIKTRSMVDFKTKAIKKEIDMTDLTPRLWVSQIPTLIVAYHNRGLFEEIRVQDMRDEIIRWERENEEMLRRVAWLLHELVHYAKSSMTSLEVYRSGAGPIQIRRVTGDSPMALAPETKAKFTGRVNPDVSDHRCISSRDDNFSNRQLVFDNSDLETEYDARD; encoded by the exons ATGTGGAGGGCTCCATCAGGCCTTTATCCACCCAGACCTCGCGGTGCTCGGCGCGGCTGGTCGGGTGCCAGACAACCTGGGAACAGACAAGGCTCAGCTGTCAAATCCCCCGCGCCCCCATACGGTCCTCTACTGTTGGAGATTGACAATACTGAACTCGAAAGATCCGAGGAATGCCCCCAAATTACATCCTGCGAGTATGTCAGTTCGTACACATGGCTAGGCCGAGCCTCACCATCGATTCTCGTACCCG AAATCACTCTGCAAGGCGAACCGCCTATCTGGAGCCCCGCAACCGAAGGCCGCCAGCTAAAACCCGACCGGGGGGAGTACTTTCGCGATCCTAATGCGGCCAGGTTTCCTTCTTATCCGTGGCAGGCTTCCGTTGAGGCAATAAAAAGGCAGAGCCCAGACTACGATATCGCCAATATCGATATAGTAACCTGCTCCAGTATTTTCGGAAACCTCGTCCGGTTCGCTCGAGGCGTGGACAAAGACTTCAGGTTCATAATGGAAGCGGCTGGAGATAGCGTATTCTTCATCCGAAGGGAGAATTCGCCCACAGATCTGATCGCAGATGTCCGTGGTTACGGTCATACATTCCTTGATGAATATACAATGTGGGGACCGGGACTTGCTGGTTCCGAATCACACCAGCGAATAATAAAGTATACCTTTGGAGGCctggaccttctccttcgattTGAACCAGATGGTTATGTTCCGAAGCAGTCCCCAAGAATGTCATTCAGTAACCTACAGATAAGCAGGGACACCTCGTCTGGGGATGTAGACCCCGACATTGGTGGCTTGATAGCAAGGCTTCAAGAAGACCACGGTCCTGTTCCTGTTGAACACCCCGGAAAACTTACGATTCAGGAAGGTGGGCGACGGGTCCACCAGCGCGATATCATTGATATTAAAACTCGGTCAATGGTTGACTTCAAGACAAAGGCcatcaaaaaagaaattgataTGACGGACCTAACCCCTCGTCTGTGGGTATCCCAGATCCCGACCCTTATCGTGGCCTATCACAACCGCGGTCTGTTTGAGGAGATCCGAGTACAGGACATGCGAGACGAAATCATTCGGTGGGAacgagaaaatgaagaaatGCTGAGACGGGTGGCTTGGCTGCTCCACGAGCTGGTACATTATGCAAAAAGTTCAATGACTAGTCTGGAAGTCTATCGGTCTGGTGCAGGCCCTATCCAAATACGACGAGTCACGGGTGATAGTCCTATGGCTCTAGCGCCGGAAACGAAAGCGAAGTTTACAGGAAGAGTTAATCCGGACGTATCCGACCACAGATGCATTTCATCGCGTGACGATAACTTTTCTAATCGACAGCTTGTCTTCGATAATTCAGATCTGGAGACCGAGTATGATGCGAGAGACTAG
- a CDS encoding cytochrome P450 (COG:Q;~EggNog:ENOG410PM8C;~InterPro:IPR001128,IPR002403,IPR036396;~PFAM:PF00067;~TransMembrane:1 (o214-233i);~go_function: GO:0004497 - monooxygenase activity [Evidence IEA];~go_function: GO:0005506 - iron ion binding [Evidence IEA];~go_function: GO:0016705 - oxidoreductase activity, acting on paired donors, with incorporation or reduction of molecular oxygen [Evidence IEA];~go_function: GO:0020037 - heme binding [Evidence IEA];~go_process: GO:0055114 - oxidation-reduction process [Evidence IEA]), translated as MKARMSEIMAPEFAKRRKAKISEFNKPNTMLQWVWDDSSEKDRTDEHQSMIQILATVPTAFAATQALFDLAARPEYIPIIREEFESVCDSCEEKRPTKEAFGKMTKLDSFLKESQRITPLALVVSFKREALENIDLADGTHIPKGSHIAAPSYHIGLDESHFSSPETFDGLRFHNLQQAEFERTGKPSTKYQYVAVNETSLHFGYGLQACPGRWFAAIVLKLLLGLLVMQFDVKLMDKGEGRPKSEIDRFFIYPDSTKMVVLRKREGV; from the exons ATGAAAGCGAGAATGAGCGAGATTATGGCGCCAGAGTTTGCGAAGAGACGGAAGGCGAAGATTAGTGAATTCAATAAACCGAACACAATGTTGCAGTGGGTTTGGGATGATTCTAGTGAGAAGGATAGGACGGATGAACATCAGAGTATGATTCAGATTCTGGCGACGGTTCCCACTGCTTTTGCAGCTACACAGGCGTTGTTTGATCTGGCGGCGAGACCAGAGTATATACCTATCATCAGGGAAGAGTTTGAGTCTGTTTGTGACAGTTGCGAGGAAAAGCGTCCGACAAAGGAAGCATTCGGGAAGATGACCAAATTGGACAGTTTCTTGAAAGAGTCCCAACGCATCACGCCCCTCGCTTTGG TAGTATCCTTCAAACGCGAAGCCCTTGAAAACATAGACCTCGCAGACGGTACGCACATCCCCAAAGGATCCCACATTGCCGCCCCATCCTACCACATCGGCCTCGATGAGTCGcacttctcctctcccgaGACATTCGACGGCCTACGCTTCCACAACCTCCAACAAGCCGAATTTGAAAGGACAGGAAAACCCAGCACAAAGTATCAATACGTTGCTGTGAATGAGACCTCGCTGCATTTTGGATACGGCCTGCAGGCTTGTCCGGGGCGGTGGTTTGCCGCCATCGTGTTGAAGTTATTGCTGGGCTTGTTGGTAATGCAGTTTGATGTTAAGTTGATGGAtaagggagagggaagaccAAAGAGTGAGATTGATCGGTTTTTCATTTATCCTGATTCAACCAAAATGGTTGTATtgaggaaaagagagggtGTTTGA
- a CDS encoding uncharacterized protein (COG:S;~EggNog:ENOG410Q20I), whose amino-acid sequence MAKTLEEFAQLAPLWDKAIQHPAEISPDEKHQLMQWPPLEEMQANTTKYLGMSVENLLQKAATDRQSLTYAECRLIHDHFRITRILDKGDQFAWLQMRPDLFDKLKQAQEAVLSPIELQAVQAVNEVFPQKKYDEYKARHEKRKQEPFPDLKDWVRNIVVREDDKSWGYVFYHQKGMARLDEFRALFAEVLEMSFFFEGYEEIHDHKFAQFVPFDADESDIGHLQQDFRDRRERGDLKPGVLKNVFFLLTDEALSACGTYGPDMYYGWIWAIDPDWPLSRPDEDGYDGRLKISITQIFYRFYEFMSDGFSLREIWQDFHYVNANKLYPSSWREPTSWHLTRLENAKWPYN is encoded by the exons ATGGCCAAAACACTAGAAGAGTTTGCTCAATTAGCGCCTCTCTGGGACAAAGCAATCCAGCATCCAGCGGAAATTTCACCTGATGAAAAACACCAGCTGATGCAATGGCCGCCTTTAGAAGAGATGCAGGCCAACACAACCAAATACTTGGGTATGTCAGTTGAGAACTTGCTTCAAAAGGCAGCTACGGACCGTCAATCCCTCACATACGCGGAATGTCGTCTGATTCACGATCATTTCCGCATTACGCGAATTCTTGACAAGGGTGATCAATTCGCGTGGCTGCAGATGCGTCCTGATCTTTTCGATAAGCTGAAACAGGCACAAGAAGCAGTTCTTTCACCAATAGAGCTTCAGGCCGTTCAAGCTGTGAATGAGGTATTTCCTCAGAAAAAGTATGATGAGTATAAGGCAAGGCATGAAAAGCGAAAACAAGAACCATTCCCAGATCTGAAAGACTGGGTGCGAAATATTGTCGTTCGAGAAGATGATAAGAGCTGGGGCTATGTCTTTTACCATCAGAAAGGAATGGCCAGACTGGATGAGTTTAGGGCGCTATTTGCCGAGGTCCTTGAgatgtctttcttttttgaggGATATGAAGAGATACACGACCACAAATTCGCTCAATTTGTCCCATTCGACGCCGATGAAAGTGACATCGGCCATTTACAGCA AGACTTTCGTGATCGCCGCGAGAGGGGTGACTTAAAGCCCGGTGTTCTCAAAAAtgtgttcttcttgttgacAGACGAGGCCCTTTCAGCTTGTGGCACATATGGCCCAGATATGTACTATGGATGGATATGGGCAATTGATCCGGACTGGCCTCTGTCGCGgccagatgaggatggctATGATGGCCGCCTCAAAATCAGCATCACCCAGATCTTTTACCGTTTCTACGAATTCATGTCTGATGGTTTCTCGCTCAGAGAAATTTGGCAGGATTTCCATTACGTCAATGCTAACAAGTTGTACCCAAGCTCTTGGCGGGAGCCAACTTCCTGGCACCTTACCCGACTTGAGAATGCCAAATGGCCATACAACTGA